GCGGGCGGCCAACTCGGCGGCCGGCCGCTCGCCGATCCGGGCGCAGTACACCCGCCGGCAGTCTTCGAGGACCTCGGCGATGCCGACGAACCGCCCCTCGTCGAAAGGGTGGTCGGGGGCGCCGGTGGAAAGCGGGGTCACCGGTCGGGCGGCCACGAACCGGGGGCCGCCGGCCTCCAGGTCGTAGATCCAGAATCGGCGGGCCCGGCCGAAGTGCTCGTCCACGCTCTTGCCGTCGGTGGATGCGATCGCGAAGCGCATGGGTCACCTCCTGGGGTGGGGAGTGGAAAGGGCGCGGGGACTCAGCCGCACCCGGAGCCGTCGCCGCCGCAGCCGGGCCCGCGGGAGCAGCCGGCCCGGCGCCGGCGGAACCGCGTGGGATCGACGCCCGAGAACACGGCGGAGAGCCCGAGCTCGATGAACCCGTCCATCTCGATGGGTACGACCCCGGCCTCGGTGAGGATCGCCCGGGGCCCCTCCCCGACCCCGCTCACCAGCACGGCGCGACAGTCGCCGAGCCCCTCGGCAAGCCGTCGCCACCGGTCGGGTCCGCCCCCGGGCGGAGGGGCCGGCCGCTCCTCCACAAGCAGAAACCCGGCCCCCTTCCGGGCCCACACCTGAAACGAGCGGGCCTCGCCCAGGTGCTGGT
This is a stretch of genomic DNA from Deferrisoma camini S3R1. It encodes these proteins:
- a CDS encoding NifB/NifX family molybdenum-iron cluster-binding protein encodes the protein MRFAIASTDGKSVDEHFGRARRFWIYDLEAGGPRFVAARPVTPLSTGAPDHPFDEGRFVGIAEVLEDCRRVYCARIGERPAAELAARGIEVVVQPGPLPAAP